Proteins found in one Gopherus flavomarginatus isolate rGopFla2 chromosome 18, rGopFla2.mat.asm, whole genome shotgun sequence genomic segment:
- the HNRNPUL1 gene encoding heterogeneous nuclear ribonucleoprotein U-like protein 1 isoform X1 — protein MDVRRLRVNELKEELGRRGLDTRGLKAELAERLQAALEAEGARRGPGDQAPDGRYGVDNNTHQNDPQGYQSFEHCSIKQENESKYERRSLDHERPVLHSEMKTEVKQEEPAPGYNMLAPGYNMPAPGYNAPSYNAPSSGYNTSSYGAPTPGYNAPPSGYSAPDPSQPRQQQQPQGRKRPYEEQRGRGYYEHREDKRGRSPQPPAEDDEEEFDETLVAIDTYNCDLHFKVARDRYSGYPLTIEGFAYLWSGARATYGVRQGRVCYEMKINEEISVKHLPSTEPDPHVVRIGWSLDCCSTQLGEEPFSYGYGGTGKKSSSCKFENYGETFSENDVIACLVDFECGEEVEMSFMKNGKWLGVAYRARKEALGGQALFPHVLVKNCAIEFNFGQREDTYFPVPPGFTFIQHVPLAERIRGTIGPKSKAECEILMMVGLPAAGKTTWAIKHAAANPAKKYNILGTNAIMDKMRVMGLRRQRNYAGRWDVLIQQATQCLNRLIQIAARKKRNYILDQTNVYGSAQRRKMRPFEGFQRKAIVICPTDEDLKDRTIKRTDEEGKDVPDHAVLEMKANFTLPEAGDFLDAVIYIELQRDEAETLVKQYNEEGKKAGPPPEKRFDNRGGGGGFRGRGGGFQRFDNRGGGSGPQGGNRGGFQNRGGSGGSFRGGGGGGSGGSGSSGGGGGGFNRGSYTQNRWTSGTRDNNSSPRGSYSRNTQPQSSYSPARNQSSYKPPSSTPATPSSTPSSYSQQQQPSYPQPYTQTSYTQGGGYTPNYNYGSYSGYSQSYTQPPPPTAQTYNQQNYNQYQQYAQQWSQYYQNQSQWPPYYGSYDYGSYSGSSQGGSSAQ, from the exons ATGGACGTGCGGCGGCTGCGGGTGAACGAGCTGAAGGAGGAGCTGGGCCGCCGCGGCCTGGACACGCGCGGGCTGAAGGCCGAGCTGGCCGAGCGGCTGCAGGCGGCGCTGGAGGCCGAGGGGGCCCGGCGGGGGCCCGGGGACCAGGCGCCCGACGGACGCT ATGGTGTCGACAACAATACTCATCAGAATGACCCCCAGGGTTATCAGTCCTTCGAGCACTGCAGTATTAAACAGGAGAACGAATCCAAGTATGAGAGGAGATCTCTAGACCACGAGCGTCCAGTCTTACACTCAG AGATGAAGACAGAAGTAAAGCAAGAAGAACCAGCTCCTGGCTATAACATGCTGGCTCCTGGCTATAACATGCCGGCTCCTGGCTACAACGCCCCTAGCTACAATGCACCCTCCTCTGGCTACAACACCTCCAGTTACGGTGCCCCCACTCCTGGCTACAATGCGCCCCCCTCTGGCTACAGTGCACCTGATCCATCTCAgcccagacagcagcagcagccacagggCCGCAAGAGACCTTATGAAGAGCAGCGAGGGCGAGGGTATTACGAACACCGGGAAGATAAGAG GGGCCGATCGCCTCAGCCTCCTGCAGAAGACGACGAAGAAGAGTTTGATGAGACTCTAGTGGCCATTGATACAT ATAATTGCGACCTGCATTTCAAAGTAGCCAGGGACCGATACAGTGGCTACCCGCTGACCATAGAAGGCTTCGCTTATTTGTGGTCAGGCGCCCGAGCTACCTACGGCGTGAGGCAAGGGCGAGTCTGCTACGAGATGAAG ATCAAtgaagaaatctctgtaaaacaCCTTCCTTCCACAGAACCTGATCCTCACGTCGTGCGCATTGGCTGGTCCCTGGACTGTTGCAGCACTCAGTTAG gggaAGAGCCCTTTTCCTATGGTTACGGAGGCACCGGGAAGAAATCCAGCAGCTGCAAATTCGAGAACTATGGCGAAACGTTCTCGGAGAACGACGTCATCGCCTGCCTTGTT GACTTtgagtgtggggaggaggtggagatgtCCTTCATGAAGAACGGGAAGTGGCTGGGCGTGGCTTATCGGGCACGAAAGGAAGCGCTGGGCGGCCAGGCGCTCTTCCCCCACGTCCTGGTGAAGAACTGCGCCATCGAGTTCAACTTTGGGCAGCGGGAAGACACCTACTTCCCCGTCCCCCCGGGCTTCACCTTCATTCAGCACGTTCCGCTGGCCGAGCGCATCCGTGGGACCATAGGACCAAAGAGTAAAGCAGAGTGTGAG atcCTCATGATGGTGGGGTTACCTGCTGCTGGCAAGACCACGTGGGCCATAAAACATGCGGCTGCCAATCCAGCGAAGAAATACAACATTCTGGGAACAAACGCCATCATGGATAAGATGAGG GTGATGGGACTTCGCCGCCAGCGCAACTACGCGGGCCGCTGGGACGTCCTCATCCAGCAAGCGACGCAGTGCCTGAACCGCCTGATCCAGATCGCTGCCCGGAAGAAACGCAACTACATCCTGGATCAG ACAAATGTTTATGGATCTGCCCAGAGACGAAAAATGCGTCCTTTTGAAGGTTTCCAACGCAAGGCCATTGTAATTTGTCCCACGGATGAGGATTTAAAAGATCGAACAATAAAGCGCACTGATGAGGAGGGGAAGGATGTGCCAGATCATGCGGTGTTAGAAATGAAAG CCAACTTCACACTGCCGGAGGCTGGCGACTTCCTGGATGCGGTGATCTACATCGAGCTGCAGCGGGACGAGGCAGAGACGCTGGTGAAGCAATACAATGAGGAGGGCAAGAAAGCCGGGCCCCCGCCGGAGAAACGCTTTGACAAccggggcggcggcggcggcttcCGGGGCCGCGGGGGCGGCTTCCAGCGCTTCGACAACCGTGGCGGGGGCAGCGGCCCGCAAGGAGGCAATCGCGGCGGCTTCCAGAACCGAGGGGGCAGCGGAGGCAGCTTCCGgggcggtgggggaggaggcagcggaggaagtggcagcagtggaggaggtggaggag GCTTCAACCGGGGCAGCTACACCCAGAATCGCTGGACAAGCGGCACCAGAGACAACAACTCCAGCCCCCGGGGCAGCTACAGCCGGAACACCCAACCACAGAGCAGCTACAGCCCTGCTCGCAACCAGAGTAGCTACAAGCCTCCCAGCAGCACGCCCGCCAcccccagcagcacccccagcagctACAGTCAGCAGCAGCAG CCAAGTTACCCTCAGCCCTACACCCAGACAAGCTACACCCAAGGAGGAGGGTACACTCCCAACTACAACTATGGGAGCTACAGTGGTTATAGCCAAAGCTACACCCAGCCTCCACCACCGACAGCACAGACCTACAATCAGCAGAACTACAACCAGTACCAACAG TACGCCCAGCAGTGGAGCCAATACTATCAGAACCAGAGCCAGTGGCCCCCATATTACGGCAGCTACGACTACGGGAGCTATTCgggcagctcccagggaggctcCAGCGCTCAGTGA
- the HNRNPUL1 gene encoding heterogeneous nuclear ribonucleoprotein U-like protein 1 isoform X2, with the protein MGAGGRLLKSPDGVDNNTHQNDPQGYQSFEHCSIKQENESKYERRSLDHERPVLHSEMKTEVKQEEPAPGYNMLAPGYNMPAPGYNAPSYNAPSSGYNTSSYGAPTPGYNAPPSGYSAPDPSQPRQQQQPQGRKRPYEEQRGRGYYEHREDKRGRSPQPPAEDDEEEFDETLVAIDTYNCDLHFKVARDRYSGYPLTIEGFAYLWSGARATYGVRQGRVCYEMKINEEISVKHLPSTEPDPHVVRIGWSLDCCSTQLGEEPFSYGYGGTGKKSSSCKFENYGETFSENDVIACLVDFECGEEVEMSFMKNGKWLGVAYRARKEALGGQALFPHVLVKNCAIEFNFGQREDTYFPVPPGFTFIQHVPLAERIRGTIGPKSKAECEILMMVGLPAAGKTTWAIKHAAANPAKKYNILGTNAIMDKMRVMGLRRQRNYAGRWDVLIQQATQCLNRLIQIAARKKRNYILDQTNVYGSAQRRKMRPFEGFQRKAIVICPTDEDLKDRTIKRTDEEGKDVPDHAVLEMKANFTLPEAGDFLDAVIYIELQRDEAETLVKQYNEEGKKAGPPPEKRFDNRGGGGGFRGRGGGFQRFDNRGGGSGPQGGNRGGFQNRGGSGGSFRGGGGGGSGGSGSSGGGGGGFNRGSYTQNRWTSGTRDNNSSPRGSYSRNTQPQSSYSPARNQSSYKPPSSTPATPSSTPSSYSQQQQPSYPQPYTQTSYTQGGGYTPNYNYGSYSGYSQSYTQPPPPTAQTYNQQNYNQYQQYAQQWSQYYQNQSQWPPYYGSYDYGSYSGSSQGGSSAQ; encoded by the exons ATGGGTGCGGGCGGCCGGTTACTGAAGTCCCCAg ATGGTGTCGACAACAATACTCATCAGAATGACCCCCAGGGTTATCAGTCCTTCGAGCACTGCAGTATTAAACAGGAGAACGAATCCAAGTATGAGAGGAGATCTCTAGACCACGAGCGTCCAGTCTTACACTCAG AGATGAAGACAGAAGTAAAGCAAGAAGAACCAGCTCCTGGCTATAACATGCTGGCTCCTGGCTATAACATGCCGGCTCCTGGCTACAACGCCCCTAGCTACAATGCACCCTCCTCTGGCTACAACACCTCCAGTTACGGTGCCCCCACTCCTGGCTACAATGCGCCCCCCTCTGGCTACAGTGCACCTGATCCATCTCAgcccagacagcagcagcagccacagggCCGCAAGAGACCTTATGAAGAGCAGCGAGGGCGAGGGTATTACGAACACCGGGAAGATAAGAG GGGCCGATCGCCTCAGCCTCCTGCAGAAGACGACGAAGAAGAGTTTGATGAGACTCTAGTGGCCATTGATACAT ATAATTGCGACCTGCATTTCAAAGTAGCCAGGGACCGATACAGTGGCTACCCGCTGACCATAGAAGGCTTCGCTTATTTGTGGTCAGGCGCCCGAGCTACCTACGGCGTGAGGCAAGGGCGAGTCTGCTACGAGATGAAG ATCAAtgaagaaatctctgtaaaacaCCTTCCTTCCACAGAACCTGATCCTCACGTCGTGCGCATTGGCTGGTCCCTGGACTGTTGCAGCACTCAGTTAG gggaAGAGCCCTTTTCCTATGGTTACGGAGGCACCGGGAAGAAATCCAGCAGCTGCAAATTCGAGAACTATGGCGAAACGTTCTCGGAGAACGACGTCATCGCCTGCCTTGTT GACTTtgagtgtggggaggaggtggagatgtCCTTCATGAAGAACGGGAAGTGGCTGGGCGTGGCTTATCGGGCACGAAAGGAAGCGCTGGGCGGCCAGGCGCTCTTCCCCCACGTCCTGGTGAAGAACTGCGCCATCGAGTTCAACTTTGGGCAGCGGGAAGACACCTACTTCCCCGTCCCCCCGGGCTTCACCTTCATTCAGCACGTTCCGCTGGCCGAGCGCATCCGTGGGACCATAGGACCAAAGAGTAAAGCAGAGTGTGAG atcCTCATGATGGTGGGGTTACCTGCTGCTGGCAAGACCACGTGGGCCATAAAACATGCGGCTGCCAATCCAGCGAAGAAATACAACATTCTGGGAACAAACGCCATCATGGATAAGATGAGG GTGATGGGACTTCGCCGCCAGCGCAACTACGCGGGCCGCTGGGACGTCCTCATCCAGCAAGCGACGCAGTGCCTGAACCGCCTGATCCAGATCGCTGCCCGGAAGAAACGCAACTACATCCTGGATCAG ACAAATGTTTATGGATCTGCCCAGAGACGAAAAATGCGTCCTTTTGAAGGTTTCCAACGCAAGGCCATTGTAATTTGTCCCACGGATGAGGATTTAAAAGATCGAACAATAAAGCGCACTGATGAGGAGGGGAAGGATGTGCCAGATCATGCGGTGTTAGAAATGAAAG CCAACTTCACACTGCCGGAGGCTGGCGACTTCCTGGATGCGGTGATCTACATCGAGCTGCAGCGGGACGAGGCAGAGACGCTGGTGAAGCAATACAATGAGGAGGGCAAGAAAGCCGGGCCCCCGCCGGAGAAACGCTTTGACAAccggggcggcggcggcggcttcCGGGGCCGCGGGGGCGGCTTCCAGCGCTTCGACAACCGTGGCGGGGGCAGCGGCCCGCAAGGAGGCAATCGCGGCGGCTTCCAGAACCGAGGGGGCAGCGGAGGCAGCTTCCGgggcggtgggggaggaggcagcggaggaagtggcagcagtggaggaggtggaggag GCTTCAACCGGGGCAGCTACACCCAGAATCGCTGGACAAGCGGCACCAGAGACAACAACTCCAGCCCCCGGGGCAGCTACAGCCGGAACACCCAACCACAGAGCAGCTACAGCCCTGCTCGCAACCAGAGTAGCTACAAGCCTCCCAGCAGCACGCCCGCCAcccccagcagcacccccagcagctACAGTCAGCAGCAGCAG CCAAGTTACCCTCAGCCCTACACCCAGACAAGCTACACCCAAGGAGGAGGGTACACTCCCAACTACAACTATGGGAGCTACAGTGGTTATAGCCAAAGCTACACCCAGCCTCCACCACCGACAGCACAGACCTACAATCAGCAGAACTACAACCAGTACCAACAG TACGCCCAGCAGTGGAGCCAATACTATCAGAACCAGAGCCAGTGGCCCCCATATTACGGCAGCTACGACTACGGGAGCTATTCgggcagctcccagggaggctcCAGCGCTCAGTGA